From a region of the Thiorhodovibrio winogradskyi genome:
- the lepB gene encoding signal peptidase I — protein sequence MSFDFPTFLVAATAVTGGIWLLDVLLWAPKRRLLAEHAGQGADTDITPTDATARQPKEPILVEYAKSFFPVILAVLLLRSFVVEPFRIPSGSMMPTLLVGDFILVNKFSYGLRWPVLNAKFWDLGEPQRGDVMVFRFPRDESVDYIKRVVGVPGDVVDYRGKHLIINGERIATMPLGTYQGVGAGERLTGASLAMENLTGVKHDILFNPRVPDLAPGCRVLAEGPITIPDGHYFVMGDNRDNSNDSRCWGLVPERNLVGKAFAIWMSWDGERSGLPIAFGRIGNVIH from the coding sequence ATGAGTTTTGATTTTCCAACCTTTTTGGTCGCCGCGACCGCCGTGACCGGTGGCATCTGGTTGCTCGATGTTCTGCTGTGGGCGCCAAAGCGGCGGCTTTTGGCCGAGCATGCGGGGCAGGGTGCTGATACTGACATCACTCCTACCGACGCGACGGCGCGGCAGCCAAAAGAACCCATTCTTGTCGAGTACGCCAAGTCCTTTTTTCCGGTGATTTTGGCCGTCTTGCTGTTGCGCTCATTCGTGGTCGAGCCTTTTCGCATCCCCTCTGGCTCCATGATGCCGACGCTGCTGGTGGGGGATTTTATTCTGGTGAATAAATTCTCCTACGGGCTGCGCTGGCCGGTGTTGAATGCCAAATTCTGGGACCTGGGCGAGCCACAGCGCGGCGATGTGATGGTGTTTCGCTTCCCCCGGGATGAATCCGTCGATTACATCAAACGTGTGGTCGGGGTGCCGGGTGATGTCGTTGATTACCGTGGCAAGCATCTCATCATCAATGGTGAACGCATCGCGACCATGCCGCTTGGCACTTACCAGGGTGTTGGTGCCGGGGAGCGCCTGACCGGGGCCAGCCTGGCCATGGAGAATCTGACCGGTGTCAAACACGATATTTTGTTCAATCCCCGGGTACCCGATCTGGCCCCCGGCTGCCGTGTGTTGGCCGAGGGTCCTATTACAATTCCCGATGGGCACTATTTTGTCATGGGCGACAATCGCGATAACAGCAACGACAGCCGTTGCTGGGGGCTGGTGCCCGAGCGAAACCTGGTTGGCAAGGCGTTCGCCATCTGGATGAGCTGGGATGGGGAGCGCAGCGGCTTGCCAATCGCTTTCGGGCGCATTGGCAATGTCATTCACTAA
- a CDS encoding DUF4845 domain-containing protein — translation MSMSSVMLMIALAAFFLTLLFKMGPAYMQYWQVRSALDKLLEQPELGKQGPHAILSAIDKQLYINEVRTVKSDSFEVKTTKDGKGWDVTANYVVQQHIGMNVDVLMTFDYAVVLPKKPE, via the coding sequence ATGAGCATGAGCAGCGTCATGCTCATGATCGCGCTCGCGGCTTTTTTCCTGACGCTGCTGTTTAAAATGGGGCCGGCCTACATGCAGTATTGGCAAGTGCGCTCGGCGCTGGATAAGTTGCTCGAGCAGCCGGAGCTCGGCAAGCAGGGTCCGCATGCGATTCTCTCAGCCATTGATAAACAGCTATATATTAATGAGGTGCGCACCGTCAAAAGCGATAGTTTCGAGGTGAAAACGACCAAGGATGGCAAAGGCTGGGATGTCACCGCCAATTATGTGGTGCAGCAGCATATCGGTATGAATGTCGATGTGCTGATGACATTCGACTATGCCGTTGTTTTGCCTAAGAAACCCGAATAA
- the rnc gene encoding ribonuclease III produces the protein MKRSLAPLLNHLSDRPPEHPELFEQALTHRSAGRHNNERLEFLGDALLGFVIAEALWRRFPNADEGRLTRARASLVKQESLAERARALALGDYLRMGSGEIRTGGHARDSILSDAFEALLGAYYLDRGFDDARALILRLFDQGLDRAAQSAPAKDPKTRLQEALQAAQRELPEYEVIEVSGKPHQRHFVVRCLLSDTAEQTQGTGPSRRRAEQQAAEAMLSLLAGVDLKAAYD, from the coding sequence GTGAAGCGCTCGCTCGCGCCCTTGCTGAACCACCTCAGTGACCGGCCGCCTGAACATCCGGAGCTGTTCGAGCAGGCACTGACGCACCGCAGCGCGGGCCGCCACAACAATGAGCGCCTGGAATTTCTCGGCGATGCCTTGCTGGGATTTGTGATTGCCGAGGCGCTTTGGCGGCGATTTCCAAACGCCGACGAGGGCCGCCTGACACGCGCGCGTGCCTCCCTGGTCAAGCAGGAATCCCTCGCCGAACGGGCACGAGCGCTGGCGCTTGGTGACTATCTGCGCATGGGCTCGGGAGAGATCCGCACCGGCGGGCACGCGCGCGACTCCATTCTCTCCGATGCTTTCGAGGCCTTGCTTGGTGCCTACTATCTTGATCGGGGCTTTGACGATGCCAGGGCATTGATTCTGCGTTTATTCGATCAGGGCCTGGATCGGGCGGCACAGAGCGCCCCGGCCAAGGATCCGAAAACCCGCTTGCAGGAAGCCCTGCAGGCCGCCCAGCGCGAGTTGCCAGAGTATGAGGTGATTGAGGTGAGCGGCAAACCGCATCAACGCCACTTCGTGGTGCGCTGTCTGCTGTCGGATACCGCCGAGCAGACCCAAGGCACCGGGCCCAGCCGCCGACGCGCTGAACAGCAGGCCGCCGAGGCCATGTTATCCCTGCTGGCTGGCGTTGACCTGAAGGCGGCGTATGACTGA
- the era gene encoding GTPase Era: MTEHTNRCGAIALVGRPNVGKSSLLNRLLGQKLSITSHKAQTTRDAIVGIKTRDGGQLVFVDTPGIHDRSDHALNRKLNRAARAAITDVDLAVLVVEAVKFGPEDALALRALADAHAPVIAVINKIDLLDHKEKLLPFLHGLAERHSFQCLVPVSARTADGLDRLEQELLARLPVGDNWFPEDQLTDCSSRFLAAELIREQLVRRYGDELPYQTTVTIERFQEEPSRYRINALIWVERDSQKAILIGHRGEALKATATAARAAMQRLFDTPVHLELWIKVRKGWTRDETALRDLTSADARL; encoded by the coding sequence ATGACTGAGCATACCAATCGCTGCGGCGCCATCGCCCTGGTGGGGCGTCCCAATGTGGGCAAGTCAAGTCTGCTCAATCGTCTGCTGGGGCAGAAGCTATCGATTACCTCGCACAAGGCGCAGACCACCCGGGATGCCATTGTCGGCATTAAGACGCGCGACGGTGGGCAGCTCGTTTTTGTCGATACCCCAGGCATTCATGATCGCAGCGATCATGCGCTCAATCGCAAGTTGAATCGCGCCGCGCGCGCGGCCATCACCGATGTCGATCTCGCCGTGCTGGTGGTCGAAGCTGTGAAATTTGGTCCCGAGGATGCACTGGCCTTGCGCGCACTGGCCGATGCGCATGCACCTGTGATCGCGGTCATTAACAAGATCGATCTGCTCGACCACAAGGAAAAGCTGCTGCCTTTCCTGCACGGACTTGCGGAGCGTCATTCTTTCCAATGCTTGGTGCCCGTATCCGCCCGCACCGCGGACGGGCTTGATCGGCTTGAGCAGGAACTGCTCGCGCGGCTACCCGTCGGGGATAACTGGTTTCCGGAGGATCAACTCACCGACTGCTCATCGCGCTTTCTCGCCGCCGAACTGATTCGCGAGCAGCTCGTGCGTCGCTATGGAGACGAATTACCCTATCAGACCACGGTCACCATCGAGCGTTTTCAGGAAGAACCCAGTCGCTATCGCATCAATGCCCTGATCTGGGTCGAACGCGACTCCCAGAAGGCAATTCTTATCGGCCATCGCGGCGAGGCATTGAAAGCCACGGCCACGGCGGCGCGCGCGGCCATGCAGCGGCTATTCGATACCCCGGTTCATCTCGAGCTGTGGATTAAGGTGAGGAAGGGCTGGACGCGCGACGAGACGGCTTTGCGGGATTTGACATCCGCCGATGCGCGCCTTTGA
- the recO gene encoding DNA repair protein RecO — MQISLQRGFVLHRRPYANTSLLLELFTAEHGRLATLAKGAKRSKSTQAALLQPFQPLWLAWTGRGEVKTLTRAEAAGRALGLIGTNLYCGFYVNELLMRLWPRQEAPESLFSAYQMVLDALTRSDPPDLGLRQFELSLLAAMGYALDLTRLADENVAVRPGEHYLLFPDQGLRRALAPGPASVSGETLGRLVRGEALEPQHRREAKTLLRRALAPHLGNKPLRSRELFRSLPSQEPSAGEAKAS; from the coding sequence ATGCAAATTTCCCTGCAACGCGGTTTCGTCCTGCACCGTCGCCCCTATGCCAACACCAGCCTGCTGCTTGAGCTGTTCACAGCCGAGCATGGGCGTCTGGCGACACTGGCCAAGGGTGCCAAGCGGTCAAAGTCCACGCAGGCGGCACTCTTGCAACCCTTTCAGCCCCTGTGGCTTGCTTGGACCGGTCGTGGTGAGGTCAAAACACTCACCCGCGCTGAAGCCGCTGGGCGCGCGCTCGGTCTGATCGGTACCAATCTCTACTGCGGCTTTTATGTGAACGAACTCCTGATGCGGCTCTGGCCCCGTCAGGAGGCGCCGGAGAGCTTGTTTTCCGCCTATCAGATGGTGCTCGACGCCTTAACTCGCTCCGATCCGCCCGATCTTGGCCTGCGTCAGTTCGAACTCAGCCTGCTGGCCGCCATGGGCTATGCGTTGGACTTGACTCGGCTGGCCGATGAGAATGTCGCGGTTCGCCCAGGCGAGCATTACCTTCTCTTCCCCGATCAAGGTCTGCGGCGCGCACTGGCACCGGGGCCAGCATCGGTCAGCGGAGAGACTCTGGGGCGTCTTGTCCGTGGCGAGGCACTGGAGCCGCAACATCGGCGCGAAGCCAAAACGCTGTTACGACGGGCACTGGCGCCGCATCTGGGCAACAAACCGCTGCGCAGCCGCGAGCTGTTTCGGTCTCTGCCAAGTCAGGAACCAAGCGCTGGCGAAGCCAAGGCCAGCTAA
- the pdxJ gene encoding pyridoxine 5'-phosphate synthase, with product MHDQAGSSILLGVNIDHVATLRQARGTRYPEPLQAALLAEQAGADAITLHLREDRRHIQDRDVALLAQSLQSRMNLEMAATPEMIRIACQYRPSDCCLVPERREELTTEGGLEVASQRPRMQEVCTELAEAGVRVSLFIDAEPEQIQAAAEVGAPVIELHTGHYADAKDRSARAAQWQRLAEGVRQGQSLGLQVNAGHGLDYHNVSAIAAIPGIRELNIGHSIVARALFTGFERAVAEMKARMRAARASADGQGA from the coding sequence ATGCATGATCAGGCCGGGTCATCCATCCTGCTGGGTGTCAACATTGACCACGTTGCAACCCTGCGCCAGGCGCGCGGCACCCGCTACCCGGAGCCCCTGCAAGCGGCGCTGTTGGCCGAGCAGGCCGGGGCCGATGCCATCACCCTGCATCTGCGCGAGGATCGCCGCCACATTCAGGATCGCGATGTCGCATTGCTGGCGCAAAGTCTGCAAAGCCGTATGAACCTGGAAATGGCCGCGACGCCGGAGATGATCCGCATCGCCTGCCAGTATCGTCCCAGCGACTGCTGCCTGGTGCCGGAACGCCGCGAGGAACTGACCACCGAAGGCGGGCTGGAGGTGGCCAGCCAGCGGCCGCGCATGCAGGAGGTTTGCACCGAACTGGCCGAAGCGGGTGTGCGGGTCTCTCTTTTTATCGATGCCGAGCCGGAGCAGATTCAAGCTGCCGCCGAGGTGGGTGCGCCTGTCATCGAACTCCACACCGGACATTATGCCGACGCCAAGGACCGGTCGGCGCGCGCCGCCCAATGGCAGCGCCTGGCCGAGGGTGTCCGCCAAGGCCAGTCACTCGGCTTGCAGGTCAACGCCGGCCACGGGCTTGATTACCACAATGTCTCGGCCATCGCCGCCATCCCCGGCATTCGCGAGCTGAACATTGGCCATTCCATTGTCGCGCGCGCGCTTTTTACGGGATTCGAGCGTGCCGTGGCCGAGATGAAAGCGCGAATGCGCGCCGCCCGGGCCAGCGCGGACGGGCAGGGCGCCTAA
- the tal gene encoding transaldolase — MNQLDQLKTMTTVVADTGDFESIAAYKPQDATTNPSLLYKAAQIPGYRHLLEDALAYGQAKGGDSDEQTRWIMDKLAVNFGQEILNIVPGRVSTEIDARLSFDTEGTIARAERLVELYREIGVDPSTRVLFKIASTWEGIQAAAELERSGIHCNLTLLFSFPQAVACADAGVTLISPFVGRILDWYKAAEHVEGYPADEDPGVLSVRRIFNYYKRHGYDTVVMGASFRNRDEILALAGCDYLTISPALLDELSGLEGPVARKLDAAAARAMDIERVNFDEKAFRWGLNEVAMATEKLAEGIRLFTADTHKLEAFARETESGA; from the coding sequence ATGAATCAGCTCGACCAGCTCAAGACCATGACGACAGTAGTCGCCGACACCGGTGATTTCGAATCCATCGCCGCCTACAAGCCGCAGGATGCCACCACCAACCCGTCCTTGCTCTACAAGGCGGCGCAAATTCCGGGATACCGGCATCTGCTCGAGGATGCCCTGGCATACGGTCAGGCCAAGGGCGGCGACAGCGACGAACAAACGCGCTGGATCATGGACAAGCTGGCGGTCAACTTCGGTCAGGAGATTTTGAACATTGTTCCCGGTCGGGTTTCGACCGAGATCGATGCACGCTTATCCTTTGACACGGAAGGCACCATTGCCCGTGCCGAGCGGCTGGTGGAACTTTACCGTGAGATTGGCGTTGACCCAAGCACCCGGGTGCTGTTCAAGATTGCCTCGACCTGGGAAGGCATCCAGGCCGCGGCCGAGCTCGAGCGAAGCGGCATTCATTGCAATCTCACGCTCTTGTTCAGCTTCCCGCAGGCGGTGGCCTGTGCCGATGCCGGAGTGACCCTGATCTCGCCTTTCGTCGGGCGTATTCTCGACTGGTATAAGGCCGCCGAGCATGTGGAGGGTTATCCGGCCGATGAGGATCCCGGCGTGCTGTCAGTCAGGCGGATTTTCAATTACTACAAGCGCCATGGCTATGACACCGTGGTGATGGGCGCGAGCTTCCGCAATCGCGATGAAATTCTGGCGCTGGCCGGCTGCGATTATCTGACCATCTCCCCTGCTCTGCTGGATGAGTTGTCCGGCCTGGAGGGTCCGGTCGCGCGCAAGCTCGATGCCGCGGCGGCGCGCGCCATGGACATTGAACGGGTGAACTTTGATGAAAAAGCCTTCCGTTGGGGGCTGAATGAAGTCGCCATGGCGACCGAAAAGCTGGCCGAGGGAATTCGGCTGTTCACCGCTGATACCCACAAGCTCGAGGCCTTCGCGCGCGAGACCGAAAGCGGCGCTTGA
- the hflK gene encoding FtsH protease activity modulator HflK, protein MIQSVRPPGSGPSGPPDLEALVSPFLGRFGSGPGKRPLKMIIIAVIVALALLWGVLSSWYTVQPEERAVVKRFGAVIGINDPGLHFKIPFGVDTVQFVATERVLKQEFGFRTAGTGEGGRTTYSAQQFEDESLMLTGDLNMIDVEWVVQYRISDPIKFLYRMREPTRTLRDISESVMRRIVGNMLGSEVLTVGRVEIQQKAGEEIQALMDAYDAGIRINTVEMQDVVPPPAVQPAFNEVNEARQERERMINEAQKRVNQEIPNAEGAALRTVAEAEGYATERVNRAEGESTRFSAVLAEYQQAPEVTRSRLYLETLNMVLPRIGQVVVVQDSQMSPLPLLDLNRSTAPIQTKTGGGQ, encoded by the coding sequence ATGATTCAGTCAGTCAGGCCCCCAGGTAGTGGCCCGTCTGGGCCGCCGGATCTTGAAGCTCTGGTGAGCCCCTTCCTCGGCCGGTTCGGCAGTGGACCGGGCAAGCGGCCGCTCAAGATGATTATCATCGCCGTCATCGTCGCGCTCGCGCTGCTCTGGGGGGTGCTCTCCTCATGGTACACGGTGCAGCCGGAAGAGCGCGCCGTGGTCAAGCGCTTTGGAGCCGTGATCGGCATTAATGATCCAGGTCTGCACTTCAAGATCCCTTTCGGCGTCGATACCGTGCAGTTTGTTGCCACCGAGCGGGTATTGAAGCAGGAGTTTGGTTTTCGCACCGCCGGCACCGGAGAGGGTGGGCGCACCACCTACAGCGCCCAGCAGTTCGAGGACGAATCCCTGATGCTGACCGGCGATCTCAACATGATCGATGTGGAATGGGTGGTGCAATATCGCATCAGTGATCCGATCAAGTTCCTCTACCGGATGCGCGAGCCAACCCGCACGCTGCGCGATATCTCGGAGTCGGTCATGCGGCGCATCGTCGGCAACATGCTCGGGTCCGAGGTACTGACGGTCGGGCGTGTCGAGATCCAGCAGAAGGCCGGTGAGGAGATTCAGGCGCTGATGGATGCCTATGATGCAGGGATTCGCATCAACACCGTCGAGATGCAGGACGTGGTGCCGCCGCCGGCCGTGCAACCGGCCTTCAACGAGGTCAATGAGGCGCGCCAAGAGCGCGAGCGCATGATCAACGAGGCACAGAAGCGCGTGAATCAGGAGATTCCGAATGCCGAGGGCGCGGCGCTGCGCACTGTCGCCGAGGCCGAGGGTTATGCGACCGAAAGGGTCAATCGCGCCGAGGGCGAGAGCACGCGCTTCTCCGCGGTGCTCGCCGAATACCAGCAGGCACCGGAAGTGACTCGCTCGCGACTCTATCTCGAGACCCTCAACATGGTGCTGCCGAGGATTGGCCAGGTGGTGGTGGTGCAGGATAGCCAGATGAGCCCCTTGCCCTTGCTCGACCTCAATCGCTCAACCGCGCCGATCCAAACAAAGACCGGAGGTGGTCAATGA
- the hflC gene encoding protease modulator HflC, whose translation MKAILTVLVALVLLAASATMLYTLDEADQAIIVQFGQPIGGVITEPGLKVKLPWQDVRYFDKRLLVWDGDVTQIPTLGREFILVDTTARWRIADPLLFLTSVRDESGARTRLDDIIDSVVRDMVSSTELEEIVRSKDWEVNVEDLEDPTLAERGDVNLEMQPKLGRELLEQEILTRARASMPALGIELDDVRIKRVNYINSVRQQVEQRMIAERQSIAERFRSEGRGRSQEILGNMERDLRRIRSVAAREAEEIRGNADAEATRIYGVAFGADPEFYSFFRTLESYQALGANSTLMLRADSDFFRYLEQSQRLK comes from the coding sequence ATGAAAGCGATCCTGACCGTCCTTGTGGCGCTGGTATTGCTCGCCGCAAGTGCCACCATGCTCTATACCCTTGATGAGGCCGATCAGGCCATCATCGTGCAGTTTGGGCAACCCATTGGTGGTGTGATTACGGAACCTGGTCTGAAGGTCAAGCTGCCGTGGCAGGACGTGCGTTACTTCGATAAGCGCCTGCTGGTCTGGGATGGCGATGTGACCCAGATTCCGACCCTGGGTCGTGAGTTCATCCTGGTGGACACCACCGCGCGCTGGCGCATTGCCGACCCGCTGTTGTTCCTGACCAGTGTCCGCGACGAGTCTGGGGCACGAACGCGCCTCGATGACATCATCGACTCGGTGGTGCGCGACATGGTCTCATCCACCGAACTGGAGGAAATCGTGCGCTCCAAGGACTGGGAGGTCAATGTCGAGGATCTCGAGGATCCGACCCTGGCCGAGCGCGGCGATGTGAACCTGGAGATGCAGCCTAAGCTCGGCCGAGAGCTGCTGGAGCAGGAGATCCTGACGCGTGCCCGCGCCTCGATGCCGGCACTCGGCATCGAGCTCGACGATGTGCGCATCAAGCGCGTGAACTACATCAATTCGGTGCGCCAGCAGGTGGAGCAGCGCATGATCGCCGAGCGCCAGTCCATCGCCGAGCGCTTCCGCTCCGAGGGGCGTGGGCGCAGCCAGGAGATTCTTGGCAACATGGAGCGGGACTTGCGTCGCATCCGCTCAGTCGCCGCGCGCGAGGCCGAGGAGATTCGCGGCAACGCGGACGCCGAGGCGACGCGCATCTATGGTGTCGCCTTTGGAGCTGATCCCGAGTTCTATTCCTTCTTTCGCACCCTGGAGAGCTACCAGGCCCTGGGCGCTAACAGCACCCTGATGCTTCGCGCGGACTCTGACTTTTTTCGCTATCTGGAACAATCCCAGCGGCTGAAGTGA
- a CDS encoding NAD(P)H-binding protein: protein MTAAPHTASEKTSGSIRRIAVAGASGFIGTALCPRLAEHYPVRALTRSPARAARASEHPKLHWEHCDLFSAEALRHGLRDIDIAVYLVHSQAPSSRLTQAQPRDMDLILADNFAQAAAAKGVRQILFVSGLLPQGFEFAPLLWNRREVEMVLAARGTPVTALRASLVVGPGGSGPALLIDLVRRLPLMLLPPSARSLTRPIALDDLIRALLHCLGRPEDFAGAFDIGGADCLSYAEMLRTTSEVLGRKRHFIPVPWLPRHLAALTARWASGAPPALVGAIVESLPESTQIRDNSVQRAIAPHALSFRAALQQVLAATNTSARQTTAAACAPSAPQPRTGPPQKISPRQPARPTSPRAPWQPADQSRMREQSLVRSIQRILTPPGLDAAWVAGNYFRWLGRCCLGLIRTHEDQAGHWTVSTRWPHLILLRLELQPEHSNRERRVYRIAGGLLARSGTPGQLKSQPESTSGSEPWKESGIQAEIQPTEQPRFEFHSLLNGRYTMAAIHDYAPALPWPIYRLTQAPMHLWVMRRYQNRLARLVSAR, encoded by the coding sequence ATGACGGCCGCACCGCACACCGCCTCGGAGAAAACGTCCGGCAGTATCCGCCGCATCGCCGTCGCTGGCGCTAGTGGCTTTATCGGCACTGCCCTCTGCCCGCGTCTCGCGGAGCACTATCCAGTTCGCGCCCTGACCCGCTCCCCGGCGCGCGCCGCCCGCGCGAGCGAACACCCCAAGCTGCACTGGGAGCACTGCGATCTGTTCTCGGCCGAGGCCCTGCGCCACGGACTGCGCGATATCGATATCGCTGTCTATCTGGTGCATTCCCAGGCGCCTTCCTCGCGGCTCACACAGGCCCAGCCGCGTGATATGGACTTGATTCTGGCGGATAACTTTGCCCAGGCCGCCGCCGCCAAGGGCGTGCGGCAGATCCTCTTCGTCAGCGGGCTGTTGCCACAAGGCTTTGAGTTCGCGCCCCTACTATGGAACCGCCGTGAGGTCGAGATGGTGCTGGCCGCGCGCGGCACCCCGGTCACCGCCCTGCGCGCCAGCCTGGTGGTCGGTCCCGGTGGCTCCGGCCCCGCGCTGCTAATCGACCTGGTGCGGCGACTGCCGCTGATGCTGCTGCCACCCAGCGCGCGCTCGCTCACCCGTCCGATTGCGCTTGATGACCTCATCCGCGCCCTGCTCCACTGCCTCGGCCGCCCGGAGGACTTCGCCGGCGCCTTTGATATCGGCGGCGCCGACTGTTTGAGCTATGCCGAGATGCTGCGCACAACCAGCGAGGTACTTGGGCGCAAACGCCACTTCATCCCGGTACCCTGGCTGCCGCGACATCTGGCCGCACTGACCGCGCGCTGGGCCAGCGGCGCCCCGCCCGCCCTGGTCGGCGCCATTGTCGAAAGCCTGCCGGAAAGCACCCAAATACGCGATAACTCGGTGCAGCGCGCCATCGCGCCTCATGCCCTGAGCTTTCGCGCCGCGCTCCAGCAGGTGCTGGCCGCAACCAACACCAGCGCAAGGCAGACCACTGCCGCCGCGTGCGCCCCATCCGCACCGCAGCCCCGCACAGGCCCACCCCAAAAGATAAGCCCCCGCCAGCCAGCGCGCCCGACCAGCCCGCGCGCGCCCTGGCAACCGGCCGACCAAAGTCGCATGCGCGAGCAAAGCCTGGTGCGCTCCATCCAGCGCATTCTCACCCCACCTGGTCTGGACGCCGCCTGGGTCGCTGGCAACTACTTTCGCTGGCTCGGCCGCTGCTGCCTCGGCCTGATCCGCACGCATGAAGACCAGGCCGGCCACTGGACAGTTTCCACTCGCTGGCCGCACCTCATCTTGCTGCGGCTTGAACTCCAGCCCGAGCACAGCAACCGAGAACGCCGCGTCTACCGCATCGCCGGCGGCCTGCTGGCCCGCTCCGGCACCCCCGGGCAACTCAAAAGCCAACCAGAGAGTACATCTGGGAGCGAACCATGGAAGGAATCAGGAATCCAGGCAGAGATCCAGCCGACAGAACAACCCAGATTCGAATTCCATAGTCTGCTCAACGGCCGCTACACCATGGCCGCCATCCATGACTACGCCCCCGCCCTGCCCTGGCCCATCTACCGCCTCACCCAAGCGCCCATGCACCTTTGGGTCATGCGTCGCTACCAAAACCGCCTCGCCCGACTGGTCAGCGCACGCTGA
- a CDS encoding Uma2 family endonuclease, producing MMHAYATAAKLAEQMPNAGAWLSDEPEMESSIHYQQLALLVSCLEWYWRERQDFFIGANLTVYYSHQQLKHRDFRGPDFFLVRETERRQRNSWVVWEEDGRYPDLIIELLSDSTAKVDRNEKKDLYQRVFRTPEYFWFSPETLEFAGFRLVNNSYRPIRPNGKQHLWSGVLGLYLGIEPRSSRLRYYDGSGALIATAEESALMEQDRAERLAQRLRALGVDPD from the coding sequence ATGATGCATGCCTATGCGACAGCGGCCAAGCTCGCCGAGCAAATGCCCAATGCCGGGGCTTGGCTAAGCGACGAGCCGGAAATGGAAAGCTCTATACATTATCAACAACTTGCCTTGTTGGTCAGCTGCCTGGAATGGTACTGGCGCGAGCGCCAGGATTTCTTTATCGGCGCCAATCTGACGGTGTATTACAGCCATCAACAGCTCAAGCACCGGGATTTTCGCGGACCGGACTTTTTCCTGGTGCGGGAGACCGAGCGGCGCCAGCGCAATTCCTGGGTGGTGTGGGAGGAGGACGGCCGCTACCCGGATTTGATCATTGAGCTGTTGTCGGATTCCACCGCCAAGGTGGATCGCAACGAGAAAAAAGATCTCTACCAGCGCGTTTTTCGCACCCCTGAGTATTTCTGGTTCTCGCCCGAGACCCTGGAGTTTGCCGGCTTCCGGCTGGTGAACAACAGCTATCGGCCGATTCGGCCCAATGGAAAGCAACACCTGTGGAGCGGCGTGCTGGGACTCTACCTTGGCATTGAACCGCGGTCGTCGAGGCTGCGCTATTACGATGGCTCGGGCGCGCTCATTGCAACGGCGGAAGAGTCGGCGCTGATGGAGCAGGACCGTGCCGAGCGCCTGGCACAGCGCCTGCGCGCCTTGGGGGTCGATCCGGACTAG